The Reinekea forsetii genome contains the following window.
CATGTACACCCCACCTCGATCCAGACAGCTTTGAACAGCAAGGGCTTTGAGCGGATTTTTTTGGTTAGCGACGCCATGGCCACCGTCGGCAGCCCGCTGACCCAATTTGAACTCTATGGTGAAACCATCCAACTGCGCGAGGGTCGGCTGATCAATGCTCAAGGCCGACTCGCCGGCAGCGCCATCAGCCTGCTCGATGCGGTCAAATACTGCCTAGACACACTAAACTTACCGCTGCACCAAGCCCTAGCGATGGCCAGCCGCATTCCAGCCGAATACATGCAACTGGACCACCAGTACGGCTCGTTTCAACCCGGCCGCCGGGCCGATATTTGCCTGATCAATGATGCTTGGGGCATCGATAAGGTCTGGCGCTCCGGCCAAGCAATTGCTTTTTAGTGACCTAATAACCTAAGTGACAATAGGATGAGAACCCTCGTATGCGCATAGTGATTTTGCCCGACCCCGCCGCCGTTGCAGCATTCGGCGCCCAGCAACTTATTAGCCAATTGCAGCAAAAGCCTAGCAGCGTCCTAGGTTTGGCTACCGGCTCGTCTCCAGTGCAACTGTATAAGCGGCTGGTACAGGCCGTGCAAGCGGGTCAGGTGAGCATGGCCGAGGTGACCACCTTTAATTTAGACGAATATTTGGGCTTAGCGACGACTCACTCCCAAAGTTATCGCCATTTCATGAACACCCATCTGTTTGATCAAGTCGATATTCGCCTCGCTGCGACCCACGTTTTAGATGGGCTAAGCTCAGACCCTCAGAAGGCCTGCTCCGCTTATGAGGCGCTGATCCGAGACCAAGGGGGCGTGGATTTGCAGCTCTTGGGCATCGGCCGTAACGGCCATATTGGCTTCAATGAGCCCAGCTCCAGCTTGGTCAGCCGCACTAGGGTAAAAACCCTGACCGAAGATACGGTGGCGGCCAACCGACGTTTTTTCCAACCGGACGAATTCCAACCCCATCTGGCGCTGACCATGGGCATCGGTACTATTATGGACGCCAAACAGATCTTATTAATCGCCACCGGTCAAGACAAGGCTGAGGCGTTGAGGCACACCATCGAAGGCCCCGTCTCGGCGCATTGTCCAGCATCCATCCTCCAGATGCATGCCAAGGCCACATTGGTTATCGATAAAGCTGCGGCTCAAGGATTACAAGAGAGTGCTTTTTACCAATACATCGAACAGGAGCGTCAGCGCTTGGTGACCCCTTCGGAGCAGGCTTAACTTACCCGGAATGGCCAGGCCGTTAATCTAAGAAAGATAATTCACCGGTAACAACCTTATGAAAGGCGGTTACATTCTTGCAACCTTAGGTAACACTTCCTGTTATTCGAATTGATCACTATTCGACCTTAAAAATACAAGCTATTGATTTTAAAGGATTTATTACTTCTGGCATGACGAATGCAATAATGATTGCGCAAAGCAGGTACGCCCATTAATAAAAATAATAATAGGGCAACCCAACACAGCGACCCCGACTAAAAACAAAAATAAGGGGTGGCTAACACCTGAGTAATATAATAAAAACAATAATACCAACAAGAATAATAAGCTCATAAAACCCTGCGGAAAGTGCTGTTGCGGTCGGCGTCCATCGCCGGCTGGCTCGTCTTCCAGCCCTCCTACCTAAGTTCTCGGTAGCGAATATCCTCAATTTTCTATACACTGCGCACACTTTTAACTGTCGCTACAGAGCAGAACTCTCATCTCATGGTCGTTAAGTGGATAAAACGCTGGTTTAACCAGCCTGTTCAAAATTTAAACCTGGTCACCGTTCCTCGGGATCAACATCAGGTATCTCGCAAAGGCATCAGTCATAATGCACTGAAGGTCTTGCATCGTCTGCATGGCGCTGGTCATGAAGCATTCCTGGTGGGTGGCTGTGTCCGCGATCTGCAACTCGGCTATGCGCCGAAGGATTTTGACGTTGCCACCAATGCCACGCCTGAAGATATCCGTAAGATATTCAGTAATTCACGCATTATCGGCCGACGCTTCCGCATCGTCCATGTGACCTACGGTCGCGAGATTATTGAAGTCACCACCTTTCGCGGTAAGGCAGAAGCATCCGGTTCCGATCAAAAGCAATCGGCTGAAGGCATGTTGCTGCGCGACAATGTTTACGGCTCCCTAGAAGACGACGCCAAACGGCGCGACTTCACCATCAATGCCATGTACTACACCGCGACTAACTTTTCTGTGCTCGCCTACCCACAGGGCATGGAAGATCTGAACAACAAAATTATTCGCATTATCGGCGACGCTGAAACTCGCTACCGGGAAGACCCGGTGCGCATGCTGCGGGCCATCCGCTTTGCCGCCAAATTGGGCTTTAGTATCGAACGGAATACCGAGAAACCGATCCGTGAAATGGCGTCGCTATTGACCCATATCGCACCGGCGCGGTTGTTCGATGAGTTGCTCAAGCTGCTTATGGCCGGATATGGCGTACAAACCTGGGAACTGCTGCAACAATACGGCATCGTGGAACCGCTGTTGCCGTTGACCTACCAAATTTTGAACCGCGACGCTGACGATCACTATCAGAAGTTTATCAACAGCGCCCTGATTAGCACCGATTTGCGTGTCAATGCTGGCCGACCGGTGACCCCGGCCTTTATCTATGCGGCGCTATTATGGCCCGCGGTGAAGGATCAGGCGCTCTACAACCTTGAAATGGGCACGCCTGAGATACCCGCTTGGCAAAAAGCCATGGGTCAAGTTCTCGATCGCCAGGTTAAGACCATCGCCATCCCGAAACGATTCTCTATCCCGATGAAAGAGATTTGGGAATTGCAGCTGAGATTGCCCAAGCGGAGCGCCCATCGAGCTGAACAGCTGGTGACTCACCCGCGTTTCAGAGCCGCCTACGATTTTCTACTGTTACGCGAACAGGCCGGCGAACAACTCGATGGTCTGGGCAACTGGTGGACAGAATTCCAAGCCACCAACCCCGCACAGCGCGAAACGATGCTGGCCAATCTGGGTACCAAGTCGGCACCCAAGCGACGCCGTCGCCGACCCACGCGTGCCGCTCAATCGGATTCGTGAAGCAGGTTTATATCGGGCTCGGCAGCAATCTGGGCGTGCCCGCAACACAACTGCACCAGGCGATAGACCGCCTCGCCGCGTTGCCGGATAGCCAAGAACTCAGTCTATCGCCGTGGTATAAAACCAGTGCCGTCGGCGGACCGCCCGACCAACCCGATTACCTCAATGCCGTCTGCAGTCTGCAGACCGATCTCAGTCCCGAGCACCTATTGACCGCCCTGCAGGCCATTGAAAGCGAGGCCGGCCGAGAGCGCACCATCCGTTGGGGACCGAGAACGCTCGATCTCGATATCATCTGGTATGAACAGGTCGAATTGGCCACGTCTCGCCTCACCCTACCCCACCCCCGCGCTCATTTGCGTGCCTTCGTGCTGCAACCCTTACTGGATCTGAACGCCGATTTTTTACTCCACGACATGGCTCTGCAAGCCTGGCGTGATGCCGTTGACGGACAAAATATTCAACAAGTTTGATCCCAGTTGGGCTAAGCGGCAAAAGAGCCCTACCGATACTTGACATATTCCGGCACAATCGCAACCATTCTCGGCTTATTAACCAAAGGCGCTGCCATCATGTCTAAAGCACACACCGTATCGACGATTCGACAGCTGGTCAGTGACGGTGAAAAATTCACCATGCTAACGGCCTATGACGCCACCTTCGCGCACCTTTTTTCGGCGCACGGCATCGAAACATTGCTGGTGGGCGATTCTCTTGGCATGGTCTGCCAAGGCAGAAGTTCAACCCTGCCGGTGACGCTCGATGAGATGGTCTACCATACCGCCGCCGTCGCCCGCGGCAACCAGGGCGCCCTGATCGTGGCCGACATGCCATTTAATAGCTATGGCACTGTGGCGCAGGCTTTGGACAGTGCCGGTCGTTTAATGCAAGCCGGTGCGCAGATGGTCAAGCTGGAGGGCGGGGCTTGGCTGGCCGATGCGGTCACGGCCATGAGCCGGGCCGGCATTCCGACCTGTCTACATCTGGGTTTAACACCCCAATCGGTCAATAAGTTCGGCGGCTACAAGGTTCAGGGCCGCGACGAGGCCTCGGCCCAATTGATGATTAACGAAGCCCTGGCCCTAGAGGCGGCGGGGGCCGACTTTATTCTACTGGAATGCGTGCCAGCCAGTTTGGCAAAGGCCCTGACTCAAACGGTGTCGGTCCCCGTTATCGGCATCGGGGCGGGTAATGGTACCGATGGCCAGGTATTGGTCAGCTATGACATGTTGGGTCTCACCCAACAGCGTATGGCCAAGTTTGTGAAAAACTATATGGCCCAAAACACTGGCTGGGAAAGCGCGGTAGCGGCCTATATAGCCGACGTAAAGTCCGGTCAGTTTCCCGCTCCTGAGCACTGTTTCGAGTAATTACTATGCAAGTGGTAAACAATTTAATCGATTTGCGCACAGCGTTGCGGGACATTAGAGCTCTGGGTAAGACAATTGCCTTTGTGCCGACCATGGGTAACCTACACGAAGGCCATCTGACCCTCATACAGACAGCCCGTCAACAGGCTGACTTTGTCGTCGCCTCGATCTTTATCAACCCGACCCAGTTCGGCGAAAACGAAGACCTGTCGGGCTATCCCAGAACTCTAGAAGCCGACCAAAAGCATTTGATCGCCGACGGCTGTGGCCTGCTTTACTTGCCCAATAACGCGATCATGTACCCGGAGCCGGACTTGACCCGGGTTGAGGTGAGTAAGATTACTACGCTGCATTGCGGCTCGAGCCGACCGGATCACTTTGTCGGCGTCGCCACGGTGGTGCTGAAGCTGTTCAACCAGGTGCAGCCCGATGTCGCAGTGTTCGGCCTGAAGGACTATCAGCAATTGACGGTTATCCGAACTATGGTCGACAACCTGTTTTTGCCGATCAAGATAGTCGGCGTCGATACCGGTCGCGCAGAAGATGGCCTGGCCCATAGCTCGCGCAATAACTATCTGACGGCGGCTGAGCGGGAAATGGCGCCAACTCTGTATAAAATCTTGCAAGCTACCGCAAAAGAAATAAAATCGGGCCAGCGCAACTATGAACGCTTAACTCGCCTGGCCAAGGAGTCCCTGCACGCGGCGGGCTTCACACCGGATTATTTTAACATCAGTCGGCAACTTGATCTGGAACCCGCTCAGACCCAGGACACCCAAGTGGTTATTCTGGCCGCAGCCTATCTTGGTAAGGCACGACTGATCGACAACATCACGTTTGAGCTTTAGATCGACAAGGGCCGACCACACAATGGCTTGACCCACGCAGGAGGTTGGACAGACGTCCACCTTACTTAGACGACATTATGGCGAGTATCAGAGGTCAACAGCCGCCCAACAGCGGTCAAGACGCTCATGGCACGAGAGGACGTAGGTATGGATCGAATCATGTTAAAGGCCAAGCTCCATCAGGCGCGCGTCACCCATGCGGTAACCGATTACGAAGGCTCCTGCGCGATCAGCGGAGACCTGCTGGATCTGGGCGGGATATTGGAATACGAGCAGATTCAAATTTATAACGTGAGCAATGGCGAACGCTTTACCACCTATGCGATACGCGCCGAGGATCACGAGGGCATTATTTCGGTCAACGGTGCCGCGGCGCTTAAGGTCAGTGTCGGTGATCAAGTGATTATTTGCGCATACGCCGCCTATAACAGCAGCGAGCTGGACGACTATCAACCGACTATGGTCTATATGAAGTCGGACAACAGCGTCAGCCACACAGCCAATGCCATCCCGGTACAGATGGCCGACTAACCTGCCGGCGCGGCGGACAAACGGTGCAAGCGCTCCCTAGCCGTACCGATGTAGGCCGGGTCATCCACCCTGGCCTATAGACCTTCCTATAACCTGATAGGTTGCCCCTAATCTAGATTTTGCCCCCTTTTTGTCTGATCAATGTCAAAAACACTCGATTAATGGGTGGCCTTCCCCATCGTTTTGTAATTAAATTACCGATTGAAAAAATTTATCGCCTCAGGAACCTTAATCATGTCTCAAAATCCGACTCAGTTGCCCGCCTGGTTGGCCTTGGCCGAACACCAGAAAACCATTGCCAACACCCACATGCGCGACCTGTTCCGGGCCGACGCTGAGCGCTATGATAAATTCAATAGCAGCGCCGCCGGCATTTCTCTCGATTACTCGAAAAACCGCATCACCGGCGAAACGGTCGAAAAGCTACTTAATTTAGCAGACGCCATGCAGCTGCCCAAGGCCATAGGTGAGATGTTTAACGGCCAGGTCATCAATAAGACCGAAAACCGTCCGGCCCTGCACATTGCATTGCGCAACCGCAGCAATCGGGAAATCCGCGTCGAAGGCGAAAACATTACCGACGCCGTCAACGCCTCGCTGGCCAAGATGAAAGACTTTACCGCCCGGGTTCACAGCGGCGAGTTCGCCGGCTTTACCGGCAAGAAGCTGCGTACCATTGTTAACATTGGCATCGGCGGTTCGTTTCTCGGCCCTAAGGTCGTCTCCGACGCGCTCAAACCCTATTGGAATGACGGCTACCAGTTGGCATACATCGCCAATGTCGATGGCACCGACTTCGCCGAGACCATCAAGGGCCTCGACGTCGAGACCACCCTCTTTATCGTTGCCTCCAAATCGTTCAGCACGCTGGAAACCTTGAAAAACGCCCAGGCTGCGCGCGCCTGGTTTTTGGCTCAGGGCGGC
Protein-coding sequences here:
- the panD gene encoding aspartate 1-decarboxylase, which produces MDRIMLKAKLHQARVTHAVTDYEGSCAISGDLLDLGGILEYEQIQIYNVSNGERFTTYAIRAEDHEGIISVNGAAALKVSVGDQVIICAYAAYNSSELDDYQPTMVYMKSDNSVSHTANAIPVQMAD
- the pcnB gene encoding polynucleotide adenylyltransferase PcnB; the encoded protein is MVVKWIKRWFNQPVQNLNLVTVPRDQHQVSRKGISHNALKVLHRLHGAGHEAFLVGGCVRDLQLGYAPKDFDVATNATPEDIRKIFSNSRIIGRRFRIVHVTYGREIIEVTTFRGKAEASGSDQKQSAEGMLLRDNVYGSLEDDAKRRDFTINAMYYTATNFSVLAYPQGMEDLNNKIIRIIGDAETRYREDPVRMLRAIRFAAKLGFSIERNTEKPIREMASLLTHIAPARLFDELLKLLMAGYGVQTWELLQQYGIVEPLLPLTYQILNRDADDHYQKFINSALISTDLRVNAGRPVTPAFIYAALLWPAVKDQALYNLEMGTPEIPAWQKAMGQVLDRQVKTIAIPKRFSIPMKEIWELQLRLPKRSAHRAEQLVTHPRFRAAYDFLLLREQAGEQLDGLGNWWTEFQATNPAQRETMLANLGTKSAPKRRRRRPTRAAQSDS
- the panC gene encoding pantoate--beta-alanine ligase, with product MQVVNNLIDLRTALRDIRALGKTIAFVPTMGNLHEGHLTLIQTARQQADFVVASIFINPTQFGENEDLSGYPRTLEADQKHLIADGCGLLYLPNNAIMYPEPDLTRVEVSKITTLHCGSSRPDHFVGVATVVLKLFNQVQPDVAVFGLKDYQQLTVIRTMVDNLFLPIKIVGVDTGRAEDGLAHSSRNNYLTAAEREMAPTLYKILQATAKEIKSGQRNYERLTRLAKESLHAAGFTPDYFNISRQLDLEPAQTQDTQVVILAAAYLGKARLIDNITFEL
- the folK gene encoding 2-amino-4-hydroxy-6-hydroxymethyldihydropteridine diphosphokinase, with the translated sequence MKQVYIGLGSNLGVPATQLHQAIDRLAALPDSQELSLSPWYKTSAVGGPPDQPDYLNAVCSLQTDLSPEHLLTALQAIESEAGRERTIRWGPRTLDLDIIWYEQVELATSRLTLPHPRAHLRAFVLQPLLDLNADFLLHDMALQAWRDAVDGQNIQQV
- the panB gene encoding 3-methyl-2-oxobutanoate hydroxymethyltransferase, which produces MSKAHTVSTIRQLVSDGEKFTMLTAYDATFAHLFSAHGIETLLVGDSLGMVCQGRSSTLPVTLDEMVYHTAAVARGNQGALIVADMPFNSYGTVAQALDSAGRLMQAGAQMVKLEGGAWLADAVTAMSRAGIPTCLHLGLTPQSVNKFGGYKVQGRDEASAQLMINEALALEAAGADFILLECVPASLAKALTQTVSVPVIGIGAGNGTDGQVLVSYDMLGLTQQRMAKFVKNYMAQNTGWESAVAAYIADVKSGQFPAPEHCFE
- the nagB gene encoding glucosamine-6-phosphate deaminase, which produces MRIVILPDPAAVAAFGAQQLISQLQQKPSSVLGLATGSSPVQLYKRLVQAVQAGQVSMAEVTTFNLDEYLGLATTHSQSYRHFMNTHLFDQVDIRLAATHVLDGLSSDPQKACSAYEALIRDQGGVDLQLLGIGRNGHIGFNEPSSSLVSRTRVKTLTEDTVAANRRFFQPDEFQPHLALTMGIGTIMDAKQILLIATGQDKAEALRHTIEGPVSAHCPASILQMHAKATLVIDKAAAQGLQESAFYQYIEQERQRLVTPSEQA